A window of the Dickeya dianthicola NCPPB 453 genome harbors these coding sequences:
- a CDS encoding 2-dehydro-3-deoxygalactonokinase, protein MSESYIAVDWGSTNLRAWLYLNGVCIDSVKSEAGVTRLNGQTPQQVFQQIVAPWQQHHVPVVMAGMIGSNAGWLSVPYLPCPTRLTDVAHRLTRVDEARPLAAWIVPGLSIAQDDNCNVIRGEETQLIGAYSECPSSLYLMPGTHSKWVRADDSNVLDFRTVMTGELHHLLLTQSLIGVGLTEQQPSPDAFQQGLALGFADDNIIRCLFETRAAHVLGRLEKSAVSDWLSGLLIGNEVSQMQRHYQVAAGDTITLIGSPALTARYEKALQQAGLRWQQLDGDRAFQAGIRSIVNELEY, encoded by the coding sequence ATGAGTGAAAGCTATATCGCCGTTGACTGGGGTTCGACCAACCTGCGGGCGTGGCTGTATCTGAACGGCGTCTGTATCGACAGCGTGAAATCTGAAGCGGGCGTCACGCGTTTGAACGGTCAAACGCCGCAGCAGGTTTTTCAGCAGATCGTTGCGCCGTGGCAGCAGCACCACGTGCCTGTCGTGATGGCGGGCATGATCGGCAGCAATGCGGGCTGGCTTTCCGTGCCGTATCTGCCATGCCCGACTCGCCTGACGGACGTCGCCCACCGCCTGACGCGGGTGGACGAAGCCCGGCCGCTGGCCGCCTGGATCGTGCCGGGGTTGAGTATTGCGCAGGACGATAACTGCAATGTGATTCGTGGTGAAGAAACCCAACTGATCGGCGCGTATAGCGAATGTCCTTCCTCTCTTTATTTGATGCCGGGAACCCACTCGAAATGGGTGCGGGCCGACGACAGCAACGTGCTGGATTTCCGCACGGTGATGACCGGTGAACTGCACCACCTGCTGCTGACGCAGTCGTTAATTGGCGTGGGGCTGACTGAACAGCAGCCGTCCCCCGATGCTTTCCAGCAGGGGTTGGCGCTGGGCTTTGCCGACGACAACATCATCCGCTGCCTGTTTGAAACCCGCGCGGCGCATGTGCTGGGGCGTCTGGAGAAAAGTGCCGTTAGCGACTGGTTGTCCGGGCTGCTGATTGGCAACGAAGTCTCACAAATGCAGCGCCATTATCAGGTGGCGGCGGGAGACACCATCACATTAATCGGCTCCCCTGCGCTGACCGCGCGTTACGAAAAAGCATTACAACAAGCTGGATTGCGCTGGCAGCAGCTAGATGGCGATCGGGCTTTTCAGGCAGGAATAAGGAGCATTGTTAATGAGCTGGAATACTAA
- the dgoD gene encoding galactonate dehydratase: MKMTKITTYRLPPRWMFLKIETDEGIVGWGEPVIEGRARTVEAAVHELSDYLIGKDPSRINDIWQVLYRAGFYRGGPILMSAIAGIDQALWDIKGKALGVPVYQLLGGLVRDKIKAYSWVGGDRPSDVIAGIKKLTDIGFDTFKLNGCEEMGILDNSRKVDAAVAVVAEIREAFGNSIEFGLDFHGRVDAPMAKILIKELEPYRPLFIEEPVLAEQAEYYPRLAAQTHLPIAAGERMFSRFDFKRVLADGGLAIIQPDLSHAGGITECFKIAAMAEAYDVALAPHCPLGPIALASCLHLDFVARNAVLQEQSMGIHYNKGAELLDYVLNKEDFAMTDGHFYPLNKPGLGVEINEELVIERSKNAPDWRNPVWRYPDGAVAEW; the protein is encoded by the coding sequence ATGAAAATGACTAAAATCACCACGTACCGGCTGCCGCCACGCTGGATGTTCCTGAAGATTGAAACCGATGAAGGCATTGTCGGCTGGGGCGAACCGGTTATCGAAGGCCGTGCGCGTACGGTTGAAGCAGCTGTTCACGAGCTGTCTGACTATTTGATCGGGAAAGACCCGTCACGCATCAACGATATCTGGCAGGTGCTTTATCGCGCGGGCTTCTACCGCGGCGGCCCGATCCTGATGAGCGCCATCGCCGGTATCGACCAGGCGTTGTGGGACATCAAAGGCAAGGCGCTGGGAGTACCGGTTTATCAATTACTGGGCGGGCTGGTGCGCGATAAGATCAAAGCCTACAGCTGGGTGGGCGGCGACCGTCCTTCCGACGTGATCGCAGGCATCAAGAAGCTGACCGACATTGGCTTCGATACCTTCAAGCTGAACGGCTGTGAAGAGATGGGCATCCTTGATAACTCGCGTAAAGTGGATGCGGCGGTGGCCGTGGTCGCTGAAATCCGTGAAGCCTTTGGTAACAGCATCGAATTCGGTCTGGATTTCCACGGTCGTGTGGATGCGCCGATGGCGAAAATCCTGATCAAAGAGCTGGAACCGTACCGTCCGCTGTTTATTGAAGAGCCGGTGCTGGCTGAGCAGGCGGAATACTATCCTCGTCTGGCGGCGCAGACCCACCTGCCGATTGCGGCGGGCGAACGTATGTTCTCGCGCTTTGATTTTAAACGCGTACTGGCTGACGGTGGGCTGGCCATTATTCAGCCTGACCTGTCTCACGCGGGCGGTATTACCGAGTGCTTTAAAATTGCCGCAATGGCGGAAGCCTACGATGTCGCGCTGGCACCACACTGCCCATTAGGCCCAATTGCACTGGCTTCCTGTTTGCACCTCGACTTTGTGGCGCGTAATGCCGTATTGCAGGAGCAAAGTATGGGCATCCATTATAATAAAGGTGCCGAGCTGTTGGATTATGTTCTCAATAAAGAAGACTTTGCCATGACCGACGGCCATTTCTATCCGCTGAATAAACCTGGCCTCGGTGTGGAAATTAATGAAGAGCTGGTTATCGAACGCAGTAAAAATGCGCCGGACTGGCGTAACCCGGTGTGGCGTTATCCTGACGGTGCCGTCGCCGAGTGGTAA
- the dgoR gene encoding D-galactonate utilization transcriptional regulator DgoR, with translation MNKQELSKTDRIILDIGQQIVGGKYAPGTPLPAEAELCEEFQTSRNIIREVFRALMAKRLVDVKRYRGAFVAARNQWNYLDTDVLQWVLASDYDPRLISAMSEVRNLVEPTIARWAAERATSSELAVIEAALNDMISNHQNRDAFNEADIRFHEAVLAAVHNPVLQQLSVAISSLQRAVFERTYMPDEDNMPRTLREHQDLYDAIRHQDIEAAERAALTMIASSTKRLKDIT, from the coding sequence ATGAATAAGCAGGAATTAAGCAAAACCGACCGCATCATTCTGGATATTGGCCAACAGATCGTTGGCGGGAAATACGCTCCGGGCACGCCGTTACCCGCAGAAGCTGAGCTGTGTGAAGAGTTTCAGACCTCGCGCAATATCATTCGCGAAGTGTTCAGAGCGCTGATGGCGAAAAGGCTGGTGGACGTGAAACGGTATCGCGGCGCGTTTGTGGCCGCGCGTAACCAGTGGAATTACCTGGATACCGATGTTCTGCAATGGGTTCTGGCAAGCGACTACGACCCTCGACTGATCAGCGCGATGAGCGAGGTGCGTAATTTGGTGGAGCCGACGATTGCCCGCTGGGCCGCCGAACGGGCGACCTCAAGCGAGCTGGCGGTGATTGAAGCGGCGCTGAACGACATGATTTCCAACCATCAGAATCGTGACGCGTTCAATGAAGCGGATATTCGCTTCCATGAGGCGGTATTGGCGGCGGTGCATAACCCAGTGTTACAGCAGTTGAGCGTTGCGATCAGTTCGTTGCAGCGTGCGGTGTTTGAACGCACCTATATGCCGGACGAAGACAACATGCCACGGACATTGCGTGAGCATCAGGATCTCTACGATGCCATTCGGCATCAGGATATTGAAGCAGCAGAACGGGCGGCGTTGACCATGATCGCCAGCTCGACCAAACGGTTAAAGGACATTACATGA
- a CDS encoding 2-dehydro-3-deoxy-6-phosphogalactonate aldolase — protein MSWNTNLPLIAILRGITPDEVLEHVAALLDAGFDAVEIPLNSPNPYESIRLAVEYFGDRALIGAGTVLKADYVDKLQEIGSKLVVTPNTSPEVIRRAVGYGMTVCPGCATATEAFTALEAGAQSLKIFPSSAFGPDYIKALKAVLPKDVPVFAVGGVTPENLKDYLDAGCVGAGLGSDLYRAGQSVDVTAQKAHAFVNAYKDAVQ, from the coding sequence ATGAGCTGGAATACTAATCTTCCCTTGATTGCGATTCTGCGCGGTATCACGCCGGACGAGGTGCTGGAACATGTCGCGGCGCTGCTGGATGCCGGATTCGATGCCGTGGAGATCCCGCTGAATTCGCCGAATCCGTATGAAAGTATTCGACTGGCGGTGGAATATTTTGGCGATCGCGCCCTGATTGGCGCAGGTACGGTATTAAAAGCCGACTATGTCGATAAATTACAGGAAATTGGCAGCAAGTTAGTGGTCACCCCCAACACATCCCCCGAGGTGATTCGTCGGGCGGTGGGGTACGGCATGACGGTGTGCCCAGGCTGCGCCACCGCGACGGAAGCCTTCACTGCGCTGGAGGCGGGTGCGCAATCTCTGAAAATTTTCCCGTCATCCGCGTTTGGGCCGGACTACATCAAGGCGCTGAAAGCGGTATTGCCGAAAGACGTTCCTGTTTTTGCCGTCGGTGGCGTTACGCCAGAAAACCTGAAGGATTACCTTGATGCGGGCTGCGTTGGCGCCGGGTTAGGCAGCGATCTGTATCGAGCCGGTCAGTCGGTTGACGTTACCGCGCAAAAAGCACATGCATTTGTTAACGCCTATAAGGACGCTGTTCAATGA